In Numidum massiliense, a single genomic region encodes these proteins:
- the tgt gene encoding tRNA guanosine(34) transglycosylase Tgt, which yields MAVRYELIKTCRQTGARLGRLHTPHGTIDTPVFMPVGTLATVKTMSPEELKQIGAQIILSNTYHLFLRPGHDIVAEAGGLHAFMNWDRAILTDSGGFQVFSLSKLRRISEEGVAFRSHISGEPLFIGPEKSMEIQHALGADIVMAFDECPPYPAERDYVKASLERTTRWAERCLNAHQRSGEQALFGIVQGGMYGDLREQSARELTQFDFPGYAVGGLSVGEPKELMYDMLEVTTPLLPADKPRYLMGVGSPDALVEGVLRGIDMFDCVLPTRIARNGTTMTSTGRLVIRNAKFARDFGSLDPACDCYTCCNYSRAYIRHLMKADEIFGMRLTTTHNLYFLLQLMKNVRQAIVDDRLQDFRDEFFARYYGQGSYKAF from the coding sequence TTGGCTGTTCGCTACGAGCTCATTAAAACGTGTCGACAGACAGGGGCACGTTTAGGGCGCTTACATACACCACACGGCACGATTGACACGCCGGTCTTTATGCCAGTCGGCACGCTGGCTACCGTGAAGACGATGAGTCCGGAAGAACTGAAACAGATTGGGGCGCAAATTATTTTAAGTAATACGTACCACCTGTTTTTGCGCCCGGGGCACGACATCGTCGCCGAAGCTGGCGGACTGCACGCGTTTATGAACTGGGACCGCGCTATTTTGACCGATAGCGGCGGGTTTCAAGTGTTTAGTCTAAGCAAGCTCCGGCGGATTAGTGAAGAGGGGGTTGCCTTCCGCTCCCACATTAGCGGGGAACCGCTCTTTATCGGGCCAGAAAAGTCGATGGAAATACAACACGCACTCGGCGCCGATATTGTCATGGCCTTCGACGAGTGTCCGCCGTATCCGGCGGAGCGGGACTATGTCAAAGCGTCGCTCGAACGGACGACGCGCTGGGCGGAGCGCTGTTTGAACGCCCATCAGCGATCCGGTGAGCAAGCGTTGTTCGGCATCGTGCAAGGCGGGATGTACGGCGACTTGCGCGAGCAAAGTGCACGCGAATTGACCCAGTTCGACTTTCCCGGGTACGCCGTCGGCGGTCTCTCCGTCGGCGAGCCGAAGGAATTAATGTATGACATGCTAGAGGTGACGACCCCGCTGTTACCGGCGGACAAACCGCGTTATTTAATGGGTGTCGGTTCACCGGACGCACTCGTCGAAGGCGTCCTGCGCGGCATTGACATGTTTGACTGTGTGTTGCCGACGCGCATCGCGCGCAATGGGACGACGATGACGAGCACCGGTCGCTTAGTGATCCGCAACGCGAAGTTCGCCCGCGATTTCGGATCGCTCGATCCAGCGTGCGACTGTTACACGTGCTGCAACTACAGTCGGGCGTACATTCGCCATTTAATGAAGGCCGACGAAATTTTTGGCATGCGACTAACGACGACCCACAACTTGTACTTTTTGCTGCAACTAATGAAAAACGTGCGACAAGCGATTGTGGATGATCGGTTACAAGATTTTCGGGATGAATTTTTTGCTCGTTACTACGGGCAGGGTTCATATAAAGCTTTTTAA
- a CDS encoding post-transcriptional regulator → MDFVEYDIPQKKYEKAGTKVTDYDLNTSWEKEDLEDVIEKLCASKAEEFEFYGYENISGREIWLCVSKGYEEQLPALHKLVNDILSLKVTDFMNWMTVNAYKGVDLT, encoded by the coding sequence GTGGATTTTGTCGAATATGATATTCCGCAAAAAAAGTATGAGAAAGCAGGGACTAAGGTGACAGATTACGATCTTAACACATCTTGGGAGAAGGAAGACTTGGAAGACGTCATCGAAAAGTTATGTGCGAGCAAAGCGGAGGAATTTGAATTTTACGGGTACGAAAACATTTCCGGTCGCGAGATTTGGTTGTGCGTATCCAAGGGGTATGAGGAACAGTTGCCAGCATTACATAAGTTAGTGAACGATATACTATCGCTAAAAGTCACGGACTTCATGAACTGGATGACCGTGAACGCGTATAAAGGAGTCGACCTTACGTAG
- the ruvB gene encoding Holliday junction branch migration DNA helicase RuvB has product MDERVISTQYMREDDQVELSLRPRYLAEYIGQAQAKETLQIFIEAAKGRREALDHVLLYGPPGLGKTTLATIVANELGVNLRTTSGPAIERPGDLAALLTNLQQGDVLFIDEIHRLHRSVEEVLYPAMEDFALDIMIGKGPSARSVRLDLPPFTLIGATTRAGSLSSPLRDRFGVHSRLEYYSAEELTTIVSRAAEILQVDIHGNGAEEIATRARGTPRVANRLLKRVRDYVQVRGDGIITAEMAREALELIQVDKLGLDKVDHKLLYAIMKKFRGGPVGLDTIAAVIGEEPQTVEDVYEPYLLQIGFIDRTPRGRTVTANCYRHFGLELPS; this is encoded by the coding sequence ATGGACGAGCGCGTCATATCGACGCAGTATATGCGGGAAGACGATCAAGTGGAGTTGAGTCTGCGCCCTCGTTATCTCGCCGAATATATCGGGCAAGCGCAAGCGAAAGAGACGTTACAAATTTTTATCGAGGCGGCGAAAGGGCGCCGCGAAGCACTCGACCACGTGTTGCTGTACGGACCACCCGGCCTCGGTAAGACGACGCTGGCGACGATCGTCGCCAACGAGTTAGGTGTCAATTTGCGGACGACGTCCGGCCCGGCGATCGAGCGGCCTGGTGACTTGGCAGCGCTACTTACGAATTTGCAACAAGGAGATGTTCTGTTCATCGACGAGATTCACCGCCTGCACCGGAGCGTGGAAGAGGTACTCTATCCGGCGATGGAAGACTTCGCCCTCGACATTATGATTGGCAAAGGACCGAGTGCCCGCTCGGTGCGGTTAGACTTGCCGCCGTTCACGTTAATCGGAGCGACGACGCGCGCCGGCTCGCTGTCGTCGCCGCTACGCGACCGCTTCGGCGTGCACAGCAGATTGGAGTACTACAGTGCAGAAGAGTTGACGACGATCGTCAGCCGGGCGGCGGAAATTTTGCAAGTGGACATACACGGTAACGGTGCGGAAGAAATTGCGACGCGCGCACGCGGCACGCCGCGGGTGGCAAATCGGCTACTAAAACGGGTGCGCGACTACGTGCAAGTGCGGGGCGACGGCATTATAACCGCTGAAATGGCGCGGGAAGCGTTAGAATTAATCCAAGTGGATAAACTAGGGCTAGACAAAGTCGACCATAAACTTTTGTATGCGATTATGAAGAAGTTTCGCGGGGGACCAGTCGGCCTGGATACGATTGCCGCTGTCATCGGCGAAGAGCCGCAAACGGTGGAAGACGTGTACGAACCGTATTTGCTACAGATCGGGTTTATCGACCGTACGCCGCGCGGCCGCACCGTCACCGCTAACTGTTACCGCCACTTCGGATTGGAGCTACCGTCGTGA
- the spoVB gene encoding stage V sporulation protein B — translation MRDNRIEGMAERLRKQTFLQGTLILVAAGFLNKVLGFVYRITLTRLIGDEGMGLFQMAFPFAMLVITLATVGLNITISKLVSEAEALKDERRVYAVLYVSTGVVVVTSAILTTLMFVASPLIARYALTDQRAIYALMGIAPMVPIVAVSHIFRGYFQGKQNMFPSASASVLEQVVRIFTVLFFASLLLPRGIEFAAAGGMIGMVVGEFTGLCLMIYFYQKDPERPRSPRVSGQKRWPPPSGLLRDMFRISGPVTASRLIGHVTYAAEPILVAQSLALAGLATATATSLYGQLAGMVVPLVFFPGFLTNALSVSLVPAIAEAAARQDELAIHWRLKQSFRLSLFVGAPCAAVMVVLAEPLCLLIFGNADAGRLMQLMAPFTILAYVQAPFAAVLQGLDRAKDATRNSIVGTVAKSVLILLLGSQPSLGIDGVVIAINTGIVIVTLLHIGSIAKIVNFTFDLREIAKVLLAMLVTGWTCYLCVSLWFASYPLPLAVALSLLCSAIVYFGVVVWLRLLAQNDVQYMPLVGKYLARLFPKK, via the coding sequence TTGAGAGACAACCGCATAGAAGGGATGGCCGAAAGGTTGCGCAAACAAACATTTTTGCAAGGTACACTTATTTTGGTAGCTGCCGGTTTTTTAAATAAAGTGTTAGGTTTCGTCTACCGCATCACGTTAACGCGCTTGATCGGGGACGAAGGAATGGGATTATTTCAAATGGCCTTCCCGTTCGCTATGCTCGTCATCACGCTCGCTACCGTCGGTTTAAATATTACCATATCCAAACTCGTTTCGGAAGCTGAAGCGTTAAAGGATGAACGGCGCGTGTACGCGGTTCTTTACGTGTCGACCGGCGTCGTCGTCGTGACGAGTGCAATACTTACGACGCTCATGTTCGTCGCCTCACCTCTCATCGCCCGCTACGCACTCACTGATCAGCGGGCGATATACGCCTTAATGGGGATCGCGCCGATGGTGCCGATCGTCGCCGTCTCTCACATTTTTCGCGGCTACTTTCAAGGGAAACAAAACATGTTCCCTTCCGCTTCCGCTAGTGTACTGGAGCAAGTCGTGCGCATTTTTACCGTGTTATTTTTTGCCTCGCTGCTACTGCCCCGCGGCATTGAATTCGCTGCTGCCGGCGGCATGATCGGCATGGTCGTCGGCGAGTTTACCGGCCTCTGTCTCATGATCTATTTTTATCAAAAAGATCCGGAGCGGCCGCGCAGCCCACGCGTCAGCGGACAGAAGCGCTGGCCACCGCCGTCCGGATTGTTGCGCGACATGTTTCGTATCTCCGGACCTGTCACCGCCAGCCGCCTCATCGGACACGTGACATATGCCGCTGAACCGATTCTCGTCGCACAGAGCTTAGCGTTGGCCGGTTTAGCGACGGCGACTGCGACATCGCTGTATGGGCAGTTAGCAGGCATGGTTGTACCGCTCGTCTTTTTTCCCGGCTTTCTCACGAATGCGCTCTCCGTATCGCTCGTACCCGCGATTGCCGAGGCAGCAGCGCGACAAGACGAGCTGGCCATTCACTGGCGCCTTAAACAGTCCTTCCGCCTGTCGCTGTTCGTCGGCGCCCCGTGCGCCGCTGTCATGGTCGTGCTAGCGGAACCGCTGTGCCTACTCATCTTCGGCAACGCCGATGCGGGCCGCCTGATGCAATTGATGGCGCCTTTTACGATTTTGGCGTACGTACAAGCGCCGTTTGCTGCCGTTCTACAAGGATTAGACCGCGCCAAGGACGCCACGCGCAATTCAATTGTCGGAACTGTCGCCAAATCGGTGCTCATTTTGCTACTCGGTTCACAGCCGTCGCTCGGCATCGACGGCGTCGTCATCGCGATCAACACGGGCATCGTCATTGTCACCTTGTTACACATCGGCTCGATTGCTAAAATCGTAAACTTTACGTTCGACTTGCGCGAAATCGCAAAAGTGCTGCTAGCGATGCTCGTCACTGGATGGACGTGCTATTTATGTGTATCCCTTTGGTTCGCTTCGTACCCGTTACCGCTAGCCGTTGCACTCTCACTCCTCTGCAGCGCCATTGTGTACTTCGGTGTCGTCGTTTGGTTGCGCCTCCTCGCACAAAACGACGTGCAGTACATGCCGCTCGTCGGCAAATATTTAGCGCGTCTTTTCCCAAAAAAATAA
- the yajC gene encoding preprotein translocase subunit YajC has protein sequence MDQNLLTSLIPFILIFVVFYFLLIRPQQKRQKERNAMLQALKRGDQVVTIGGLHGSIVDITEEQVTLKVAEGTKLVFERGAINAVNSQE, from the coding sequence ATGGATCAAAACTTATTAACATCGTTGATCCCGTTTATACTTATTTTTGTCGTTTTCTACTTCTTGCTGATTCGTCCTCAGCAAAAACGGCAAAAAGAACGCAATGCGATGCTGCAAGCGTTGAAGCGGGGCGATCAAGTCGTCACGATCGGGGGACTACACGGGTCGATTGTCGACATTACGGAAGAGCAAGTGACGCTCAAAGTGGCAGAAGGTACGAAACTCGTGTTCGAGCGCGGTGCCATCAATGCGGTGAACAGTCAGGAATAA
- a CDS encoding DUF2905 domain-containing protein, translating into MNDLPKLLIGLGAVLIVVGLIWQFGGKFLPLGRLPGDIVVEKENVKFYFPIVTCIVLSIVVSLVLWFVRLFR; encoded by the coding sequence GTGAATGATTTACCGAAGCTACTCATCGGCTTGGGCGCCGTCCTGATCGTCGTCGGACTCATTTGGCAATTCGGCGGAAAGTTTTTACCTCTCGGACGGTTACCCGGTGATATTGTGGTAGAGAAGGAAAACGTCAAATTCTACTTTCCGATCGTCACGTGCATCGTCCTCAGTATCGTCGTGTCGCTCGTCCTGTGGTTTGTCCGCTTGTTTCGTTAG
- the queA gene encoding tRNA preQ1(34) S-adenosylmethionine ribosyltransferase-isomerase QueA yields the protein MDVSQFDYELPEHLIAQTPLEERSQSRLLVLDRTTGKITHRHFTDIANYLHAGDVLVVNDSKVLPARLIGSKVDTGATIELLLLKQLTGDRWEALVKPAKRVREGTRISFGEGELVAVAEEGTEVAGGRVFRLVYDGVLLELLERLGQMPLPPYIKAQLTVRDRYQTVYARHLGSAAAPTAGLHFTPQLLKQLEQKGVRIAPITLHVGLGTFRPVTVDRVEQHEMHAEYFEVSRKTAETIRAAKAAGKRVVAVGTTSCRTLETVVKTYGDMREASGWSDIFIYPGFQFRAVDALVTNFHLPKSTLIMLVSALASRERVLASYREAVQQEYRFFSFGDAMLII from the coding sequence TTGGATGTGTCACAGTTTGACTATGAGTTACCAGAGCATTTAATTGCGCAAACGCCGCTCGAGGAGCGGTCGCAGTCGCGTTTACTCGTGTTAGATCGCACAACGGGAAAAATTACCCACCGGCACTTTACTGACATCGCTAACTATTTACATGCCGGTGACGTCCTTGTCGTCAACGACAGTAAAGTATTGCCTGCTCGCCTCATCGGTAGCAAGGTAGACACCGGAGCGACGATCGAGTTGCTGTTGTTAAAGCAACTCACAGGTGACCGTTGGGAAGCGCTCGTGAAACCGGCCAAACGGGTGCGCGAAGGAACGCGCATTTCCTTCGGCGAAGGGGAGCTCGTCGCCGTCGCGGAGGAAGGGACAGAAGTGGCCGGTGGACGCGTGTTTCGCCTCGTCTACGACGGCGTCCTACTCGAACTACTCGAGCGGTTAGGGCAAATGCCGTTGCCTCCTTACATAAAAGCGCAGTTAACGGTGCGCGACCGCTATCAAACAGTGTACGCACGCCATCTCGGCTCAGCTGCCGCGCCGACGGCTGGCCTGCACTTTACGCCCCAGTTGCTTAAACAGCTCGAGCAAAAAGGTGTGCGCATCGCACCGATCACGTTGCACGTCGGGTTAGGGACGTTCCGGCCGGTGACGGTCGACCGAGTGGAGCAACACGAGATGCACGCTGAATATTTCGAAGTAAGTCGGAAAACAGCGGAGACGATCCGCGCGGCGAAGGCAGCGGGGAAGCGAGTGGTCGCCGTCGGCACGACGTCTTGCCGCACGTTAGAGACGGTCGTCAAGACGTACGGCGACATGCGAGAAGCGAGCGGTTGGAGCGACATTTTTATTTACCCCGGCTTTCAGTTCCGCGCCGTCGACGCGTTAGTGACGAATTTCCATTTGCCGAAGTCGACGTTGATTATGCTCGTCAGTGCGCTTGCGAGTCGCGAACGCGTGCTGGCGAGTTATCGGGAAGCTGTGCAGCAAGAGTACCGCTTCTTTAGTTTCGGCGATGCGATGCTCATTATTTGA
- a CDS encoding TIGR04086 family membrane protein, with protein sequence MKSDNVGGKKMDRFLTRSPLLAGLLTVWLFVIVGSFLTSLVLNYTRVSEASFYSFSYGINIVALLAGGWMSGRRSGRRGWYHGAVTALCYALLVFVIGLLAFDSPFGWQNVLHLCGALVTGALGGAIGVNTRA encoded by the coding sequence GTGAAGTCTGACAATGTCGGAGGTAAAAAGATGGATCGCTTTCTCACGCGCTCGCCGCTGCTAGCCGGGCTACTCACTGTGTGGTTGTTCGTCATCGTCGGCTCGTTTTTAACGTCGCTCGTCCTCAATTACACCCGTGTGTCTGAAGCGAGCTTTTATTCCTTTAGTTACGGAATTAACATCGTCGCCTTGCTCGCTGGTGGCTGGATGTCCGGGCGTCGGAGCGGACGCCGCGGTTGGTACCACGGAGCTGTGACGGCGCTCTGTTACGCACTGTTAGTGTTTGTGATCGGGCTGCTGGCGTTTGATTCCCCTTTCGGTTGGCAGAACGTGCTCCACCTCTGCGGCGCCCTCGTCACTGGTGCCTTAGGGGGAGCCATCGGCGTCAACACGCGCGCATAA